One Epinephelus lanceolatus isolate andai-2023 chromosome 10, ASM4190304v1, whole genome shotgun sequence genomic region harbors:
- the nradd gene encoding tumor necrosis factor receptor superfamily member 16 — MRPFVICALLLLKVTLGDACASGQFTESGQCCSLCPAGFEVEVQCGEEDTKCTPCPQGTFSSSEGLGPCIPCAKCPPSVPMVAACTATQETQCECDNGFFFLSNHHLCAPCSKCNRGEGVIRDCGLQGNTQCQICGPGTFSEEITSTKPCQTCTQCSDSEVEIRHCMPNSDTLCMDKKLHILSRPAQGGSDASRWPVVDEGMEGQTSPAPGTHKFTPQDESGSNNILAYVSVLAAVVLGLLLYVAYKCWRSCKQKKALSKARAAELGASPEGEKLQSDSGVFLDSQSLQDNQPSKGTKRDSKQDNRLYVNLPPNRQEEVERLLQEGGGRGWRQLGAALGYEPEQLDLFGRGEAPAHTLLSNWAQKEGATLGLLCSALARIERPDVVTALNCPAQGVSLV, encoded by the exons ATGAGACCGTTTGTCATCTGCGCGCTTCTGCTGTTAAAA GTTACTCTTGGAGATGCCTGTGCCAGCGGCCAGTTCACTGAATCAGGGCAGTGTTGCAGTCTGTGTCCCGCTGGCTTTGAAGTGGAGGTACAGTGTGGGGAAGAGGATACCAAGTGCACACCATGCCCACAGG GAACGTTTTCCTCGTCTGAGGGCCTCGGCCCTTGCATTCCCTGTGCCAAGTGCCCACCTAGTGTTCCCATGGTGGCCGCTTGCACTGCCACTCAAGAAACACAATGCGAATGTGACAATGGCTTCTTCTTTTTGAGCAACCACCACCTGTGTGCGCCTTGCTCCAAATGCAACCGTGGCGAGGGTGTCATCCGGGACTGTGGCCTTCAGGGAAATACGCAGTGCCAGATCTGTGGCCCGGGAACATTTTCTGAGGAGATTACTAGCACCAAACCCTGCCAGACCTGCACCCAGTGCTCGGACAGCGAGGTGGAGATCCGACACTGCATGCCCAACTCAGACACGCTCTGCATGG ACAAGAAGCTGCACATTCTGTCCCGTCCTGCTCAGGGTGGGTCCGATGCTTCTCGCTGGCCAGTTGTCGATGAGGGGATGGAAGGGCAGACCAGTCCTGCCCCTGGAACGCACAAGTTTACCCCACAAGATGAGAGCGGCAGCAACAACATTCTGGCCTATGTGTCTGTCCTGGCTGCCGTGGTGCTGGGTCTGCTTCTTTATGTGGCTTATAAATG CTGGAGATCGTGTAAACAGAAGAAGGCTCTTTCTAAGGCCCGTGCAGCTGAGTTGGGAGCATCTCCAGAGGGAGAAAAGCTTCAAAGTGACAGCGGTGTTTTTCTGGACTCTCAGAGCCTGCAGGACAACCAGCCCAGCAAAG GGACGAAGAGGGACAGCAAGCAGGACAACCGCCTTTACGTCAACCTACCCCCCAACAGACAGGAAGAGGTGGAGCGCCTCCTACAGGAGGGAGGGGGCCGGGGGTGGAGGCAGTTGGGCGCAGCGCTGGGCTACGAGCCTGAACAGCTGGACCTGTTTGGGCGTGGAGAGGCCCCTGCTCACACGCTCCTCTCTAACTGGGCCCAGAAAGAAGGCGCCACTCTGGGACTGCTGTGTTCTGCACTGGCCCGCATTGAGAGGCCCGACGTGGTAACGGCTCTTAACTGCCCCGCACAGGGTGTTTCTTTGGTCTGA